One window of the Ammospiza nelsoni isolate bAmmNel1 chromosome 2, bAmmNel1.pri, whole genome shotgun sequence genome contains the following:
- the GGACT gene encoding gamma-glutamylaminecyclotransferase isoform X2, producing the protein MARVFVYGTLKKGQPNYKHMINTAKGLAKFQGRGHTVEKYPLVIAGKYNIPYMLNIPGTGHHIAGEIYSVDEQMLQFLDEFEGCPDMYQRTLMRIQVVEWEGKGGAGEARAAADGVLECFVYSTATFPPEWVGLPYYDSYDSSGQHGLAYVLRESRE; encoded by the coding sequence ATGGCCCGTGTCTTCGTCTACGGCACGCTCAAGAAGGGCCAGCCCAACTACAAGCACATGATCAACACGGCCAAAGGCCTGGCGAAATTCCAAGGAAGGGGCCACACGGTGGAGAAGTACCCGCTGGTGATTGCAGGGAAATACAATATTCCTTACATGCTGAACATCCCGGGGACAGGCCACCACATTGCCGGGGAGATTTACTCCGTGGATGAGCAGATGCTGCAGTTCCTGGATGAGTTCGAAGGCTGCCCAGACATGTACCAGCGCACCCTGATGAGGATCCAGGTGGTggagtgggaagggaagggcgGCGCGGGCGAGGCGCGGGCGGCGGCCGACGGCGTGCTGGAGTGCTTCGTGTACAGCACGGCCACCTTCCCGCCCGAGTGGGTCGGGCTCCCCTACTATGACAGTTACGACTCCTCGGGGCAGCACGGCCTGGCCTACGTCCTGCGGGAAAGCCGGGAATAG
- the GGACT gene encoding gamma-glutamylaminecyclotransferase isoform X1 → MTSGKSAAGDPGIISGSVSLTAFASTMARVFVYGTLKKGQPNYKHMINTAKGLAKFQGRGHTVEKYPLVIAGKYNIPYMLNIPGTGHHIAGEIYSVDEQMLQFLDEFEGCPDMYQRTLMRIQVVEWEGKGGAGEARAAADGVLECFVYSTATFPPEWVGLPYYDSYDSSGQHGLAYVLRESRE, encoded by the exons ATGACTTCTGGAAAGTCTGCTGCAGGAGACCCAGGCATAATTAGTGGAAGTGTCAGTCTGa ctgcttttgcaAGTACCATGGCCCGTGTCTTCGTCTACGGCACGCTCAAGAAGGGCCAGCCCAACTACAAGCACATGATCAACACGGCCAAAGGCCTGGCGAAATTCCAAGGAAGGGGCCACACGGTGGAGAAGTACCCGCTGGTGATTGCAGGGAAATACAATATTCCTTACATGCTGAACATCCCGGGGACAGGCCACCACATTGCCGGGGAGATTTACTCCGTGGATGAGCAGATGCTGCAGTTCCTGGATGAGTTCGAAGGCTGCCCAGACATGTACCAGCGCACCCTGATGAGGATCCAGGTGGTggagtgggaagggaagggcgGCGCGGGCGAGGCGCGGGCGGCGGCCGACGGCGTGCTGGAGTGCTTCGTGTACAGCACGGCCACCTTCCCGCCCGAGTGGGTCGGGCTCCCCTACTATGACAGTTACGACTCCTCGGGGCAGCACGGCCTGGCCTACGTCCTGCGGGAAAGCCGGGAATAG